The DNA region GAACATCCGCCGCATCAAGCGCGGGAAGACCTATTCATTCGTTCGCGCCAACGGCTCGCGGATCCGGGACGCCCGCACCATCCGGCGGCTGCACGCGATGGCGGTTCCACCGGCCTATCGCCAGGTCCGCTATTCCAGTGATCCGAACACGCATCTCCAGGCGGTCGGCCGCGATGCCGCCGGCCGGCTGCAATACCGCTATCACGCCGATTGGGAGAAGGTCCGCGAGCAACGCAAGGCGCATCGCCTCGCCAAGCTGGTCGCCGCGCTGCCAAAAATCCGGCGCAAGATCTCGGCGTTTCTGTCCGGCGACGAGCCGACCCGCGAATTCGCGCTGTCGGCCGCGATCGAGCTGATCGCGCGTACCGCGATCCGGCCCGGCAACGAATCCTATGCCCGCCTCAACGGCACCCGCGGCGCCACCACGCTTTTGAAGTCGAACGTCACGCTGGAAGACGACAGCCTGGTGCTGACCTTCAAGGCCAAGGGCGGCAAGGCCGTGCGCAAGGAATGCGACGCGGCCAAGCTGGTGCGTGCGATCGGCATTCTGCGCGGCGTGCCCGGCAAGCGCATGTTCCAGTATTACGACCGCTCCGGCGTCGTCCGCGCCGCCTCGACCACGGCGGTGAACGCGTTCCTGCGCGAGATCGCCGGCATCAAGATCTCGCTGAAGGATTTCCGCACCCTGATGGCCTCGGCCGTTGTCGTGGAATCGCTGTCGCGGATCACGCCGGCGACCAGCCAGCGCGGCCGCAAGCGCCAAGTGCTGGACGCGATCCGCGCCGCCGCCGACCAGCTCTCCAACACGCCTGCGATCTGCCGCAAGAGCTACGTCCACGACACCATCGTCACTGCGTTCGAGGACGGCATTCTGGAGCGCTTTGCGGCGACCATGGGCGGCTACCGCACGCAGTCCAAGCGCGAGCAATTGCTGGCGCAGGTGGTGATGGCGGCGGGGGCTTAGGTTCCGCAAACTCCATCGTCGTCCCGGCGAAGGCCGGGACCCATTACCACAGGCGTGCGTTGTTAAAACACGCTGTGGCCACAGCTCATTCCGGCAATCAACATTTAGGGTAATGGGTCCCGGCCTTCGCCGGGACGACGAGAAGAGTTCGCAGGTCGCTTATAATCCGCCCATCTTGCAGACGTATTTCCATTCCTCCGCCGTCACCGGCTGCACCGAGAGCCGTGAATATTTCACCAGCGCCATGTCGGTAAGCTTCTTGTCGGCCTTGATCGCGGCCATCGTCACCGGCGTCTTCAAGGGCTTGTCGGCCTTGATGTCGACGCAGACGAACTTGCCGGTCTTGTCGGTCGGATCGGGATAGGCCTCCTTGACGATCTCGGCGATGCCGACGATCTCCT from Bradyrhizobium genosp. L includes:
- a CDS encoding DNA topoisomerase IB encodes the protein MMDQQNIAAVRPVSADPSVALAKALGQWPPKPPRAKLEPAKIGLAAPAAIKTSVEELARDLGLRLGDQNELNIRRIKRGKTYSFVRANGSRIRDARTIRRLHAMAVPPAYRQVRYSSDPNTHLQAVGRDAAGRLQYRYHADWEKVREQRKAHRLAKLVAALPKIRRKISAFLSGDEPTREFALSAAIELIARTAIRPGNESYARLNGTRGATTLLKSNVTLEDDSLVLTFKAKGGKAVRKECDAAKLVRAIGILRGVPGKRMFQYYDRSGVVRAASTTAVNAFLREIAGIKISLKDFRTLMASAVVVESLSRITPATSQRGRKRQVLDAIRAAADQLSNTPAICRKSYVHDTIVTAFEDGILERFAATMGGYRTQSKREQLLAQVVMAAGA
- a CDS encoding EVE domain-containing protein, translating into MNYWLVKSEPSVWSWDQQVDKGAKGEAWTGVRNFTARQNLVNMKKGDKAFFYHSNEGKEIVGIAEIVKEAYPDPTDKTGKFVCVDIKADKPLKTPVTMAAIKADKKLTDMALVKYSRLSVQPVTAEEWKYVCKMGGL